A stretch of Carnobacterium iners DNA encodes these proteins:
- a CDS encoding F0F1 ATP synthase subunit epsilon: MAVIQVQIVTPSGIVYNHRASRVIVKSIDGQVGILPGHTPIIVPLAIDSVRIERVSMDEENVIAVNGGIMEMRDNVCSIIADSAERARDIDVERAFSAKQRAEEILSKEEAVHNSKQQRRAEISLRKAINRISVSKHRKL; encoded by the coding sequence ATGGCGGTTATACAAGTGCAAATTGTGACTCCATCTGGTATTGTTTATAATCATCGCGCAAGTCGTGTGATCGTTAAATCAATCGATGGACAAGTGGGTATTCTTCCTGGCCATACACCTATTATTGTTCCTTTAGCAATCGATAGTGTCCGAATTGAACGTGTATCGATGGATGAAGAAAACGTAATAGCAGTTAATGGTGGCATAATGGAAATGCGAGACAATGTTTGCTCAATCATAGCCGATAGTGCTGAGAGAGCAAGAGATATCGATGTCGAACGTGCCTTCTCAGCTAAGCAACGAGCTGAAGAAATATTAAGTAAAGAAGAAGCTGTCCACAATAGTAAACAACAAAGAAGAGCAGAAATTTCATTGCGTAAAGCAATTAACCGTATCTCTGTTTCTAAGCATAGAAAATTATAA
- a CDS encoding F0F1 ATP synthase subunit gamma — MAESLNDITKKIASTKKTSQITNAMQMVSGAKLSKAEKKAKGFQIYANKIREIVTHLAHTQLAVIEDSALINTNSPSNIDFHNMLIERPVKRTGYIVISSDKGLAGGYNSSVIKATIDMIQKDHSSPDEYIFMAIGSTAGDFFKSRGMNVAYELNDISDHPTFDEVRGIARTATEMYKNAIFDELYVCYNHHINTISFEYRADKMLPLNDLDPTEKVEYESDYLYEPSKEEILDILLPQYAESLIYGAILDAKAAEHAARMTAMKGATDNAKDIIDDLTVHYNRARQAAITEEITEIIGGSSALL; from the coding sequence ATGGCAGAATCATTAAATGATATTACAAAAAAAATTGCCTCAACTAAGAAAACGAGTCAAATCACTAATGCTATGCAAATGGTTTCAGGTGCTAAATTATCAAAAGCTGAAAAAAAAGCAAAAGGCTTCCAAATCTATGCAAATAAGATTAGAGAGATTGTTACTCACTTAGCGCATACTCAATTAGCAGTTATTGAAGACAGTGCATTGATTAATACAAATTCTCCTTCAAATATCGATTTCCATAATATGTTAATTGAACGTCCTGTAAAAAGAACGGGCTACATTGTTATCAGTTCTGATAAAGGTTTAGCTGGAGGATACAACAGTTCTGTCATCAAGGCTACCATTGATATGATCCAAAAAGATCATAGTTCTCCCGATGAATACATCTTTATGGCCATTGGAAGTACTGCTGGGGATTTCTTCAAGTCAAGGGGAATGAACGTAGCTTATGAATTAAATGACATTAGTGACCATCCAACGTTTGATGAAGTTCGAGGGATTGCTCGAACGGCAACAGAAATGTATAAAAATGCAATATTTGATGAATTGTATGTTTGCTACAATCATCATATTAATACCATCAGTTTTGAATACCGTGCAGATAAAATGTTGCCTCTAAATGATCTTGATCCAACAGAAAAAGTTGAGTATGAGAGCGATTATTTATACGAGCCATCAAAAGAAGAAATTCTAGATATTTTATTGCCCCAATATGCAGAAAGTTTGATTTATGGTGCTATTCTAGATGCTAAAGCTGCTGAACACGCAGCCCGTATGACGGCTATGAAAGGTGCAACCGATAATGCCAAAGATATTATTGACGATTTAACGGTACACTATAACAGAGCTCGCCAGGCTGCTATCACAGAAGAAATTACTGAAATTATAGGCGGATCTTCCGCACTATTGTAA
- the atpA gene encoding F0F1 ATP synthase subunit alpha, with the protein MGLKAEEISKLIKQQIEGFSSELIVDEVGTVSYVGDGIARAYGLENAMAGELLEFSNGIYGMAQNLETNDVGIIILGHFDGIVEGDTVKRTGRIMEVPVGEAMIGRVVNSLGQPVDGMGEINTTKTRPVENPAPGVMDRQSVFEPLQTGIKAIDALVPVGRGQRELVIGDRKTGKTSLCIDTIINQKGKDTICIYVAIGQKESTVRSQTEILKKHGAMDYTIVLTASASQPAPLLYIAPYAGLAMAEEFMYAGKHVLIIFDDLTKQAAAYRELSLLLRRPPGREAYPGDVFYLHSRMLERAAKLNDKLGGGSITALPIVETQAGDISAYIPTNVISITDGQIFLESDLFHSGVRPAIAAGLSVSRVGGAAQIKAMKKVSGTLRLDLASFRELEAFTQFGSDLDAATQAKLNRGHRTVEVLKQGLHEVISVEKQVLIFYALTHGLLDTVRANELGRFEREFYDYIDNQQQDIILEINETKGLPDSEKLDAVINEFKDNFFTSIVESDSAAYIPETT; encoded by the coding sequence ATGGGGTTAAAAGCTGAAGAGATCAGTAAGCTCATTAAGCAACAAATTGAAGGTTTCAGCAGTGAGTTGATTGTTGATGAGGTTGGAACGGTAAGTTACGTCGGAGATGGGATTGCTCGAGCTTATGGATTAGAGAATGCAATGGCCGGAGAACTACTTGAATTTTCTAACGGCATCTATGGAATGGCTCAAAACTTAGAAACGAATGATGTCGGAATTATTATTTTGGGTCACTTTGATGGCATAGTTGAAGGAGATACGGTTAAACGTACAGGACGTATTATGGAAGTGCCTGTAGGAGAAGCTATGATCGGTCGAGTCGTTAACTCGCTAGGACAGCCTGTAGACGGTATGGGAGAAATCAATACGACAAAAACACGTCCCGTTGAGAACCCTGCTCCAGGAGTAATGGATCGGCAATCTGTTTTTGAACCATTACAAACAGGAATTAAAGCCATTGATGCATTAGTACCAGTAGGTCGCGGTCAACGTGAACTTGTTATTGGAGATAGAAAAACCGGTAAAACTAGCCTGTGTATTGATACGATTATTAACCAAAAAGGAAAAGATACCATTTGTATCTACGTAGCGATTGGACAAAAAGAATCAACTGTTCGTTCTCAGACAGAAATATTAAAAAAACATGGTGCGATGGACTATACAATTGTCTTAACAGCAAGTGCTTCACAACCAGCGCCACTATTGTACATTGCTCCGTATGCAGGGTTAGCAATGGCTGAAGAATTTATGTACGCTGGAAAACATGTGCTAATTATTTTTGATGATTTAACCAAGCAAGCAGCAGCTTATCGTGAACTATCTTTACTGCTTCGCCGTCCGCCAGGTAGAGAAGCTTACCCAGGAGATGTGTTCTATTTGCATTCACGGATGTTAGAACGTGCAGCTAAGTTAAATGATAAATTGGGAGGCGGTTCTATTACAGCTCTTCCAATCGTTGAGACACAAGCAGGTGATATTTCTGCTTATATTCCAACAAACGTTATTTCGATTACAGATGGTCAAATCTTCTTAGAGAGTGACTTATTTCACTCAGGTGTAAGGCCCGCTATTGCAGCCGGTTTATCTGTTTCCCGTGTAGGTGGAGCAGCACAAATCAAGGCGATGAAAAAGGTATCTGGAACATTGCGTTTAGATTTAGCCAGCTTCCGCGAATTAGAAGCCTTTACTCAGTTTGGCTCAGATTTAGATGCAGCTACTCAAGCAAAATTAAATCGAGGACATCGGACAGTAGAAGTTTTGAAACAAGGATTGCATGAAGTTATTAGTGTGGAAAAACAAGTATTAATTTTTTATGCGTTAACGCATGGTCTTTTAGATACCGTTCGTGCTAATGAACTGGGAAGATTTGAAAGAGAATTTTACGATTATATTGATAATCAACAGCAAGACATTATTCTTGAGATAAACGAAACAAAAGGATTACCAGATAGTGAGAAATTAGATGCTGTTATTAATGAATTCAAAGACAACTTTTTTACAAGTATAGTTGAATCTGATAGTGCAGCTTACATTCCAGAAACGACGTAA
- a CDS encoding DNA-directed RNA polymerase subunit beta: MTKGKIAAQMGTFILKILLVIVVVAIALILGAMVGYGIIGEGNPFAIFEMQTWSHIFSYFTKPTIING; this comes from the coding sequence ATGACAAAAGGGAAAATTGCCGCACAGATGGGGACATTTATACTGAAAATTTTATTGGTCATTGTTGTAGTTGCTATCGCTTTGATTCTTGGGGCAATGGTTGGATACGGAATTATTGGAGAGGGAAATCCTTTTGCTATATTTGAAATGCAAACATGGAGTCATATCTTCAGTTATTTTACAAAACCAACTATTATTAATGGATAG
- the murA gene encoding UDP-N-acetylglucosamine 1-carboxyvinyltransferase, whose amino-acid sequence MEKMIVRGGKRLEGIVKVEGAKNAVLPILAATILASKGKNKLTNVPILSDVFTINEVLHHLNLTVNFNETDKEIVLDASGDITFEAPFEYVSKMRASIVVMGPLLARLGHAKVALPGGCAIGTRPIELHLKGFEAMGAEVHIENGYIEAFAEKLAGAHIYLDFPSVGATQNIMMAATLAEGTTTIENVAREPEIVDLANFLNRMGAKVVGAGTETIRIEGVKELAGTEHSIIPDRIEAGTFMVAAAVTKGNVLIEDAIVEHNKPLISKLKEMGVSFIEEKNGLRVIGPDKLKPIDVKTMPHPGFPTDMQAQITIAQAMSEGTSTMKETVFENRYMHMEELRRMNGGFTIENQTLVIYGPAKLQGSQVAATDLRAAAALIIAGMVAEGFTRVTHLEHLDRGYYMFHKKLQALGADIERIDEANTSILPDKKLSALFN is encoded by the coding sequence ATGGAGAAAATGATTGTTCGTGGCGGTAAGCGTCTCGAAGGAATAGTAAAAGTAGAAGGCGCAAAAAATGCTGTTTTACCCATTTTAGCAGCGACCATCTTAGCCAGTAAAGGTAAAAACAAGTTAACTAATGTGCCTATTCTGTCAGATGTTTTTACAATAAATGAAGTCTTGCACCATTTAAACCTAACCGTAAACTTTAATGAAACCGACAAAGAAATCGTCCTAGATGCTTCAGGAGACATAACATTTGAAGCCCCGTTTGAATATGTCAGTAAAATGAGAGCATCCATTGTAGTAATGGGTCCTTTACTAGCACGTTTAGGTCACGCTAAAGTAGCTTTACCTGGAGGCTGTGCAATTGGTACGCGTCCAATTGAATTACATTTAAAAGGATTTGAAGCAATGGGAGCCGAAGTACATATTGAAAATGGCTACATTGAAGCTTTTGCAGAGAAACTAGCTGGTGCTCATATCTATCTAGACTTTCCAAGTGTAGGAGCAACTCAAAATATTATGATGGCTGCTACATTAGCTGAAGGAACAACGACCATTGAAAATGTAGCGAGAGAACCTGAAATAGTTGATTTAGCTAACTTCTTAAATCGTATGGGTGCTAAAGTTGTTGGAGCGGGCACAGAAACCATCCGTATTGAAGGAGTTAAAGAACTCGCAGGAACTGAACACAGCATTATCCCAGATCGAATTGAGGCTGGAACATTCATGGTAGCCGCAGCTGTCACAAAAGGAAATGTTTTAATCGAAGATGCTATTGTTGAGCACAATAAACCCTTAATTTCTAAATTAAAAGAAATGGGTGTTTCTTTTATTGAAGAAAAAAATGGCTTACGAGTAATTGGCCCAGATAAACTAAAACCGATAGATGTTAAAACAATGCCACATCCAGGTTTCCCTACAGATATGCAAGCACAAATCACGATAGCACAGGCTATGAGTGAAGGTACGAGCACGATGAAAGAGACTGTATTCGAAAATCGTTACATGCACATGGAAGAATTACGTCGCATGAATGGCGGATTTACGATAGAAAATCAGACGCTAGTTATCTATGGTCCAGCTAAATTACAAGGATCTCAAGTGGCTGCAACAGACTTAAGAGCAGCCGCTGCGTTAATTATTGCAGGTATGGTTGCAGAAGGATTTACACGTGTGACTCATTTAGAACATCTTGATCGTGGCTATTATATGTTCCACAAAAAATTACAAGCACTAGGTGCCGATATTGAGCGAATTGATGAAGCAAATACATCAATCTTACCAGATAAAAAGTTAAGTGCATTATTCAATTAA
- a CDS encoding response regulator transcription factor has protein sequence MKIMMIEDNSSVCEMMEMFFQKEDWDSLFIHDGKEGLDTFLEEKEQWNLVILDLNLPSMDGMQICREIRKINKKIPIIMLTAKDSESDQVIGLEIGADDYVTKPFSPLTLIARIKALTRRANLLLEKSEEKEKTYEITTKHLKINKKTREALLYNKEIEGLTPKEFDLLYTLSKNPKQVFSREQLLTLIWDYEYFGDERTVDAHIKKLRQKIDKTGSQVIQTVWGVGYKFDDTEVE, from the coding sequence ATGAAAATAATGATGATTGAGGACAACTCATCTGTTTGTGAGATGATGGAAATGTTCTTTCAAAAAGAAGACTGGGATTCACTATTTATTCATGATGGAAAGGAAGGACTGGATACCTTCCTTGAAGAAAAAGAACAATGGAATCTAGTAATTCTTGACTTAAATTTGCCGAGCATGGATGGTATGCAAATTTGTCGTGAGATAAGAAAAATAAATAAAAAAATACCTATTATTATGTTGACTGCAAAAGATTCAGAAAGCGATCAAGTGATTGGCTTAGAGATAGGTGCAGATGACTATGTCACGAAACCATTTAGTCCATTAACCCTAATCGCACGCATTAAAGCTTTAACTAGACGCGCTAATTTATTATTAGAAAAGTCTGAGGAGAAAGAAAAAACTTACGAAATAACGACGAAACATTTAAAAATAAATAAAAAGACACGAGAGGCTTTGCTATACAATAAAGAAATTGAAGGACTTACTCCTAAAGAGTTTGACTTACTGTATACTTTATCCAAAAATCCCAAACAAGTCTTTTCAAGAGAGCAACTCTTAACGTTAATCTGGGATTATGAGTATTTTGGAGACGAACGGACAGTGGATGCACATATCAAGAAATTAAGACAAAAAATTGATAAAACAGGTTCACAAGTTATCCAAACGGTCTGGGGAGTAGGCTATAAGTTTGACGACACCGAGGTTGAATAG
- the atpF gene encoding F0F1 ATP synthase subunit B: MFKQLVLGATTAGDTIVVLVSFLLLMVLLKKFAWKPLMNIMDQREQAIASNIENAEIAKNEAERLAAERQEKLDKTRAEAATILSKAKIAAESAEKELLDAARHEATRLKKDAKKEIENERQMAMASVRDDVSLLSIQIAEKLISKELTNEGHAQLIDKYLERLADTNETK, from the coding sequence ATGTTCAAACAGTTAGTTTTAGGAGCAACAACTGCAGGAGATACAATTGTTGTACTAGTATCGTTTTTATTATTGATGGTTTTATTAAAGAAATTTGCATGGAAACCGTTGATGAATATTATGGATCAACGTGAGCAAGCTATTGCAAGTAACATAGAAAATGCTGAGATTGCAAAAAACGAAGCTGAACGCCTAGCTGCAGAACGTCAGGAAAAGTTAGATAAGACAAGAGCTGAAGCTGCTACTATTTTAAGTAAAGCGAAGATTGCTGCTGAGAGCGCAGAAAAAGAATTGTTGGATGCGGCAAGACATGAAGCTACACGATTAAAAAAAGATGCGAAAAAAGAAATTGAAAATGAACGTCAAATGGCAATGGCAAGTGTTCGTGATGATGTAAGTCTACTGTCTATCCAGATTGCTGAAAAACTAATCAGCAAGGAATTAACAAATGAAGGACATGCACAACTGATTGATAAGTACCTTGAAAGGTTGGCCGATACAAATGAGACTAAATAG
- the atpH gene encoding ATP synthase F1 subunit delta has product MRLNSNMNPSQLAKAFYYNAIENDTEDIVFDNLMDVRQIYYGNSNLSDFFNNRDVAQTDKEKILSEMTENFILDVQQFVQTIYDFRKMNKMLSIIHEYEILHDHENRTVIAKVTTAVPLQKVQEEKLKEVFSKRFNAKKILLDKIQDSSVIGGVIVEIENTVFDGSIRTNLEKLEKQIIK; this is encoded by the coding sequence ATGAGACTAAATAGTAATATGAATCCAAGCCAATTAGCTAAAGCTTTCTATTACAACGCAATTGAAAATGATACGGAAGATATTGTTTTTGATAATCTTATGGATGTTCGTCAAATCTATTACGGTAATTCAAATTTAAGCGATTTTTTTAACAATCGCGATGTCGCACAAACAGATAAAGAAAAGATATTATCAGAAATGACAGAGAATTTTATTCTTGATGTGCAACAATTTGTACAAACGATTTATGATTTTCGTAAAATGAATAAAATGTTGTCTATTATTCACGAATATGAGATACTGCATGATCATGAAAATCGGACAGTAATAGCTAAAGTAACGACGGCTGTTCCGCTTCAAAAAGTACAAGAAGAAAAACTAAAAGAAGTATTTAGCAAACGATTTAATGCGAAAAAAATATTGCTAGATAAAATTCAAGATAGTTCAGTCATAGGCGGAGTCATAGTAGAAATTGAAAACACTGTTTTTGATGGCAGTATCCGTACTAACTTAGAAAAATTAGAAAAGCAAATAATTAAATAG
- a CDS encoding DUF1146 family protein, with protein sequence MNFLGTQALISLISHILFIVVTFWSLKGLLIEKWIKKNHIQQARLLYLFLSIAIGYLVSSFFIEFILMSRNLIFLF encoded by the coding sequence ATGAATTTTTTAGGTACGCAAGCTTTGATTAGTCTTATCTCACATATTTTGTTTATAGTAGTAACTTTTTGGTCATTAAAAGGGTTATTGATTGAAAAATGGATCAAAAAAAATCATATTCAACAAGCTCGTTTGCTTTATCTATTTTTATCTATTGCAATTGGCTATTTAGTTAGTTCATTTTTTATTGAATTTATCTTAATGTCTAGAAATTTAATTTTTTTATTTTAA
- the atpD gene encoding F0F1 ATP synthase subunit beta, translating to MSTGQIVQVIGPVVDVEFPVNKEIPEINHALIVRKTKTGNEEQDSRKENTVVLEVALQLGNGVLRTIAMESTDGLQRGMLVTDTGGAISVPVGEETLGRMFNVLGETIDLKEPFGDDVRRDPIHRFAPSFDELSSNTSILETGIKVIDLLAPYLKGGKIGLFGGAGVGKTVLIQELIHNIAEEHGGISVFAGVGERTREGNDLYFEMQESGVIERTAMVFGQMNEPPGARMRVALTGLTIAEYFRDEVGQDVLLFIDNIFRFTQAGSEVSALLGRMPSAVGYQPTLATEMGQLQERITSTNKGSITSIQAIYVPADDYTDPAPATVFAHLDATTNLERKLTEQGIYPAVDPLASTSSALAPEIVGEEHYQIATDVQQLLQRYRELQDIIAILGMDELSDSEKITVSRARRIQFFLSQNFHVAEAFTGIPGSYVPVSETIRGFKGILEGRYDHLPEDAFRNVGRIEEVEEKAKAAGY from the coding sequence ATGAGTACTGGTCAAATCGTTCAAGTTATCGGTCCGGTTGTCGATGTAGAATTTCCTGTAAATAAAGAAATTCCAGAAATCAATCATGCTTTAATCGTAAGAAAAACTAAAACTGGTAATGAAGAACAAGATTCAAGAAAAGAAAACACAGTCGTTTTAGAAGTAGCATTACAATTAGGTAATGGTGTACTCAGAACGATTGCAATGGAGTCAACAGATGGATTACAAAGAGGAATGTTAGTAACCGACACAGGAGGAGCTATTAGTGTTCCTGTTGGTGAAGAGACACTAGGACGGATGTTTAATGTCCTAGGAGAAACCATTGATTTAAAAGAACCATTTGGAGATGACGTTCGTCGTGATCCTATTCACCGCTTTGCCCCTTCTTTTGATGAGTTGAGTAGCAATACTTCTATTCTTGAAACAGGTATCAAAGTTATCGATTTATTAGCCCCTTATTTAAAAGGTGGTAAAATCGGATTATTTGGAGGAGCTGGTGTAGGTAAAACCGTTTTAATCCAAGAACTAATCCATAATATTGCCGAAGAACATGGCGGTATTTCAGTATTTGCTGGTGTTGGAGAACGAACACGAGAAGGAAATGACTTGTATTTTGAAATGCAAGAATCTGGCGTAATAGAAAGAACGGCGATGGTTTTTGGCCAAATGAATGAGCCACCAGGTGCAAGAATGCGTGTCGCTCTAACCGGTTTAACGATTGCAGAATATTTCCGTGATGAAGTAGGACAAGATGTCTTATTATTCATTGATAATATTTTCCGATTTACTCAAGCAGGTTCTGAAGTTTCGGCACTACTTGGTAGAATGCCTTCAGCAGTTGGTTACCAACCAACCTTAGCAACTGAAATGGGTCAATTGCAAGAACGAATTACATCAACAAATAAAGGTTCTATTACATCTATTCAAGCAATTTATGTTCCGGCTGATGATTATACCGATCCAGCTCCGGCAACTGTTTTTGCTCATTTAGATGCGACAACTAATTTAGAACGTAAATTAACTGAACAAGGGATTTATCCTGCAGTTGATCCGTTAGCTTCAACGTCAAGTGCACTTGCACCTGAAATCGTTGGAGAAGAGCATTACCAAATTGCAACAGATGTTCAGCAACTTTTACAGCGTTACCGTGAATTACAAGATATTATTGCTATTCTTGGGATGGATGAATTATCAGATAGCGAGAAAATTACGGTTTCACGTGCTCGTCGTATCCAATTCTTCTTATCACAAAACTTCCATGTAGCAGAAGCTTTCACAGGAATACCAGGCTCTTATGTACCTGTTTCAGAAACAATAAGAGGTTTTAAAGGAATCTTAGAAGGACGCTACGATCATTTACCAGAAGATGCTTTCCGTAATGTAGGACGCATTGAAGAAGTAGAAGAAAAAGCTAAGGCGGCTGGTTACTAG
- a CDS encoding single-stranded DNA-binding protein, with protein sequence MNQLNLIGRIVREIEVKEVGEAKVVLNNTIAIKRKFKHDQGQQADFIPIVAWGQIAKLIQSYCEKGDLIGVTGYIQSRTYQNKEEETVFVVEMVVTEIDFLQGRKNTSTISNDEAEQITVY encoded by the coding sequence ATGAATCAACTAAACTTAATAGGCCGAATTGTTAGAGAAATTGAGGTAAAAGAAGTGGGGGAGGCAAAAGTTGTTTTAAACAACACGATAGCAATCAAAAGAAAATTTAAACATGACCAAGGACAACAAGCTGATTTTATTCCTATAGTAGCCTGGGGGCAAATAGCTAAATTAATTCAAAGTTATTGTGAAAAAGGAGATTTGATTGGAGTAACTGGATACATCCAATCAAGAACGTATCAAAATAAAGAAGAGGAAACAGTTTTCGTAGTAGAGATGGTAGTAACTGAGATTGACTTTTTACAAGGACGAAAAAATACATCTACTATTTCTAATGATGAAGCAGAGCAAATAACAGTATATTAA
- the mreB gene encoding rod shape-determining protein MreB: MAKDIGIDLGTANVLIHVKGKGIVLNEPSVVAIDTKTNRVLAVGEEAYLMVGRTPGNIRAIRPLDGGVIADFDITEAMLTHFINKLNVKGFLSKPNILICCPTNITAIEQKAIIEAAEKSGGKNVYLEEEPKVAAIGAGMDIFQPSGNMVIDIGGGTTDIAVLSMGGIVTSRSLKVAGNRMDNEITQYVKKKYKLMIGERTAESIKMEIGTVFPGRREDTMDVRGRDMVSGLPRTIVLSSAEVLEATAESMAMLVQQAKDVLEQTPPELSADIIDRGIILTGGGAMLDGVDQLFAEQLKVPVFIADQPLDSVALGTGILLENMTKKKLSF, from the coding sequence ATGGCGAAAGATATAGGAATAGATTTAGGTACGGCAAATGTATTAATTCATGTAAAAGGAAAAGGGATTGTTTTAAATGAACCTTCTGTGGTAGCGATAGATACTAAAACAAATCGTGTTTTAGCAGTCGGTGAGGAAGCCTATTTGATGGTTGGACGTACACCAGGCAATATTCGTGCAATTCGTCCTTTAGATGGAGGAGTCATTGCTGATTTTGATATTACTGAAGCAATGTTGACTCACTTTATCAATAAATTAAATGTAAAAGGATTCTTATCTAAACCTAATATACTTATTTGCTGTCCTACAAACATTACAGCCATTGAACAAAAAGCAATTATCGAAGCTGCTGAAAAAAGTGGTGGAAAAAATGTTTACCTTGAAGAAGAACCAAAAGTAGCTGCTATTGGAGCAGGTATGGATATTTTTCAACCAAGCGGCAACATGGTCATCGATATTGGTGGCGGAACAACGGATATTGCTGTTCTTTCAATGGGTGGAATCGTAACAAGTCGTTCTTTAAAAGTAGCTGGTAATCGTATGGATAATGAAATTACTCAGTACGTGAAGAAAAAATATAAACTGATGATTGGTGAAAGAACAGCTGAATCCATTAAAATGGAAATAGGAACTGTTTTTCCGGGTCGTAGAGAAGATACAATGGATGTTAGAGGTCGTGATATGGTAAGTGGTTTACCAAGAACAATCGTTTTGAGTTCAGCCGAAGTTTTAGAAGCAACAGCTGAATCCATGGCGATGCTTGTTCAACAGGCGAAAGATGTTCTTGAGCAAACACCTCCTGAGTTATCAGCAGATATCATCGATCGAGGAATTATCTTAACTGGTGGGGGCGCTATGCTAGATGGTGTTGATCAACTCTTTGCTGAACAATTAAAAGTTCCGGTCTTTATTGCAGACCAACCTTTAGATTCTGTTGCTTTAGGAACGGGAATCTTATTAGAAAATATGACGAAGAAAAAATTAAGTTTTTAA